In one window of Vibrio sp. DW001 DNA:
- the fadD gene encoding long-chain-fatty-acid--CoA ligase FadD, translating into MEKPWLSHYPIDVPKEINPDEYPSLIEMFENAVRNYADQPAFENMGSIMTYRKLEERSRAFAAYLQNDLKLSKGERVAIMMPNLLQYPVALFGILRAGLIAVNVNPLYTPRELEHQLNDSGATTIVIVSNFANTLEQIVDNTQIKNVVLTSLGQMLPRAKGTIVDFVVKYVKGMVPKYHLPGAISFRKALYKGRRLQYVKPFMSGEDIAFLQYTGGTTGVAKGAILTHRNMVANVMQSKGVYGAVLKDGRETVVTALPLYHVFALTVNCLLFIEFGGKNLLITNPRDIPGFIKELQNTKFTTLTGVNTLFNALVNNEDFHELNFSNLKLTIGGGMAVQRAVADKWQKVTGVALAEGYGLTECSPLVSVNPYNISEYNGSIGMPVCSTDVRIVDDESKPLPMDQIGELQVKGPQVMQGYWQRAEATRSTIDEDGWLSTGDIVKIDERGYITIVDRKKDMILVSGFNVYPNEIEDVVALHGKVLEVAAIGEPHDVTGEIVKIFVVKRDPSVTVPEIIEHCRKYLTGYKVPKIIEFRDELPKTAVGKILRRELRDADIAKRKAAEALNTDDAAA; encoded by the coding sequence GTGGAGAAACCTTGGCTTTCACATTACCCAATTGACGTACCTAAAGAGATAAATCCAGACGAATATCCGTCATTGATCGAGATGTTCGAAAATGCGGTACGTAATTACGCCGATCAACCAGCTTTCGAAAACATGGGGTCGATCATGACCTATCGTAAGCTAGAAGAGCGAAGTCGCGCTTTTGCTGCTTATCTACAAAATGACCTTAAGTTAAGTAAAGGTGAACGTGTAGCGATAATGATGCCCAATTTATTACAATACCCAGTTGCTCTGTTTGGTATTCTAAGAGCGGGGCTAATTGCCGTTAACGTTAACCCGCTATATACACCGCGTGAGCTTGAGCATCAGTTGAATGATTCAGGGGCAACAACGATTGTTATTGTCTCAAATTTTGCCAACACGCTTGAACAAATAGTTGACAATACGCAGATTAAAAATGTGGTACTTACTAGCCTTGGTCAAATGTTACCAAGAGCAAAAGGAACCATCGTTGATTTTGTGGTGAAGTATGTGAAAGGCATGGTGCCTAAATACCATCTTCCAGGTGCAATTTCATTTAGAAAAGCGTTGTATAAAGGGCGCCGCTTACAATACGTTAAGCCGTTTATGTCAGGTGAAGATATTGCATTCTTGCAGTATACCGGAGGTACAACGGGCGTCGCTAAAGGGGCAATCCTAACACACCGTAATATGGTCGCGAATGTTATGCAATCAAAGGGTGTGTACGGTGCTGTCCTTAAAGATGGTAGAGAGACCGTGGTGACTGCTCTGCCTCTATATCATGTCTTTGCATTAACCGTGAACTGCTTGTTATTTATTGAGTTCGGTGGAAAAAACCTACTGATTACAAACCCAAGAGATATACCGGGTTTTATTAAAGAACTGCAAAACACCAAATTTACCACCTTAACGGGTGTGAACACCCTGTTTAATGCGCTTGTTAATAACGAAGATTTCCACGAGCTCAATTTTAGTAACCTAAAATTGACCATTGGTGGTGGTATGGCGGTGCAAAGAGCGGTAGCAGATAAATGGCAAAAGGTTACCGGGGTCGCTCTTGCGGAAGGTTATGGATTGACGGAATGCTCTCCGTTGGTTTCTGTAAACCCATATAATATCTCTGAGTATAATGGGTCAATAGGGATGCCAGTATGTTCAACAGACGTTCGAATCGTTGATGATGAGAGTAAACCACTACCGATGGATCAAATTGGTGAGTTGCAGGTTAAAGGCCCGCAAGTCATGCAAGGGTATTGGCAAAGAGCGGAAGCCACACGTAGCACTATTGATGAAGATGGATGGTTGTCTACTGGTGATATAGTGAAAATTGATGAAAGAGGCTACATCACGATTGTCGATCGTAAGAAAGATATGATTTTGGTCTCCGGTTTTAACGTTTATCCAAATGAAATTGAAGACGTGGTGGCATTGCACGGTAAAGTCTTGGAGGTTGCTGCAATTGGTGAACCCCATGATGTCACTGGTGAGATTGTTAAGATATTTGTCGTGAAACGTGATCCTAGTGTCACGGTGCCCGAAATCATTGAACACTGCCGTAAATACCTAACGGGTTACAAAGTACCGAAAATCATTGAATTTAGAGATGAGTTACCAAAAACCGCAGTAGGTAAGATATTACGCCGTGAATTACGTGACGCTGATATAGCAAAACGTAAAGCAGCAGAAGCGCTTAATACCGATGATGCAGCTGCGTAG
- the rnd gene encoding ribonuclease D produces the protein MNYKIIDTTPALEEVCTIASQVDCVMLDTEFVRTRTYFPQLGLIQLYDGENLSLIDPSCIDDMSSFEKLLKDGSVLKVLHACGEDLEVFKQSFGCTPFPMLDTQIMAAFLGHGLSTGFATLVNEYLEVELDKSESRTDWLARPLSLRQLEYAAADVYYLMPLFELLYQKVDQAGWREAALQESELLIEKRSSESDPEQVFKDIKGSWQLTPKQLAVLKPLATWRLKEAITRDIALNFVFKEQDLWAVARFGITSFKRMDEEGFDQREIRRHGEKVITIVKQAEMINEDEWPAKIERLMDKPGYKQIFKTIKDEVKQVSLSSGLASEFLASKKQLNQLISWSWNAQQDPEYLPDLMTGWRKALLGEKLYSLLKG, from the coding sequence GTGAATTACAAAATAATTGATACTACTCCAGCGCTTGAAGAGGTGTGTACTATAGCCAGTCAAGTGGATTGCGTTATGTTGGATACTGAGTTTGTACGTACTAGAACTTATTTCCCACAGCTTGGTCTTATTCAGCTTTATGATGGTGAAAACCTTTCACTTATTGATCCTTCCTGCATTGACGATATGTCTTCATTTGAAAAGCTTTTAAAGGACGGTTCGGTCCTAAAAGTGCTTCATGCATGTGGTGAAGATCTCGAGGTATTTAAACAGAGTTTTGGCTGTACACCATTTCCCATGTTAGATACTCAGATAATGGCGGCGTTTTTAGGCCATGGTCTATCCACCGGGTTCGCGACATTGGTGAATGAATATCTAGAGGTTGAACTGGATAAAAGTGAATCTCGAACCGATTGGCTTGCTCGCCCATTGAGTCTAAGACAATTAGAGTATGCTGCTGCAGATGTCTATTATTTAATGCCGTTATTTGAATTACTGTATCAAAAAGTGGATCAAGCGGGTTGGCGAGAAGCAGCACTTCAAGAATCCGAACTTCTTATTGAAAAAAGGAGTAGTGAGTCAGACCCAGAGCAAGTGTTTAAAGACATTAAAGGCTCATGGCAATTGACCCCTAAACAGTTGGCTGTTCTTAAGCCTCTAGCAACTTGGCGATTAAAAGAAGCAATAACAAGAGATATTGCCCTTAACTTTGTATTTAAAGAGCAAGATCTTTGGGCTGTCGCTCGATTTGGAATCACGTCCTTCAAGAGGATGGACGAAGAAGGGTTTGATCAGAGAGAGATTCGTCGTCATGGTGAAAAAGTGATAACGATTGTAAAACAGGCTGAGATGATAAACGAAGATGAATGGCCAGCAAAAATTGAGCGCCTAATGGACAAGCCCGGTTACAAACAGATCTTTAAAACGATTAAAGATGAGGTTAAACAGGTTTCTCTTTCCTCTGGTTTAGCCAGCGAATTTCTTGCTTCAAAAAAACAGCTTAATCAACTTATTAGTTGGTCTTGGAATGCTCAACAAGACCCAGAATATCTACCCGATTTAATGACGGGATGGAGAAAGGCACTTTTAGGTGAAAAGTTGTATAGTTTATTAAAGGGTTAA
- a CDS encoding YcgL domain-containing protein, whose amino-acid sequence MLCSIYKSKKKEGAYLYIAKKDDFSQVPKELMEMFGVPHFVMVIKLERRKLAQVDVNKVVKSIQEDGFFLQLPPPQVNLLEQYKEQKLKQK is encoded by the coding sequence ATGTTGTGTTCAATATACAAAAGTAAGAAGAAAGAGGGTGCCTATCTATACATTGCGAAGAAGGATGATTTCTCGCAAGTACCAAAAGAGTTGATGGAAATGTTTGGTGTGCCACACTTTGTGATGGTAATTAAATTAGAGCGGCGTAAATTGGCTCAAGTAGATGTCAATAAAGTGGTGAAATCAATACAAGAAGATGGTTTCTTTCTTCAACTTCCGCCACCACAAGTAAATTTGTTGGAGCAATATAAAGAGCAAAAATTAAAACAAAAATAA
- a CDS encoding lytic murein transglycosylase, which translates to MKKFVTLVLGAGLTFGVFAEDKIEFSEYVKELKQEARELGISEQTLENAFANVNYKPRAIKADKNQPEKKLTLDEYIPRAVPEWKIKQAKSLYKKHYADLSRIGKEYGVQPRFIVALWGVESNFGKLTGGYNVIDALATLAYDGRREAFFKKEMMAALTILEEKHISIDKMKGSWAGAMGQSQFMPSSFVHYAVDGNGDGKIDIWNTKADVFASAANYLKSHGWNDTYTWGRQVIVPKGLSSELEGRQKEKAKTLQNWNDLGVRKRNGLTLPKTSEDIDAWLIMPDDEGGRAYLIYENYQVLMKWNRSYYFGLAVSHLADQIR; encoded by the coding sequence TTGAAAAAATTCGTCACGTTAGTGTTAGGCGCAGGCCTAACATTCGGCGTATTTGCTGAAGATAAAATCGAGTTCAGTGAGTACGTTAAGGAACTAAAACAGGAAGCCCGAGAGCTGGGTATATCAGAACAAACACTGGAAAACGCATTTGCCAATGTTAACTATAAACCTCGAGCGATAAAGGCAGATAAAAACCAACCAGAGAAAAAACTCACCTTAGATGAATATATCCCAAGAGCTGTGCCTGAATGGAAAATCAAACAGGCCAAGTCTTTGTATAAAAAACACTATGCGGATCTATCTCGAATTGGCAAAGAATATGGTGTGCAACCACGCTTTATCGTGGCGCTTTGGGGGGTAGAGAGCAACTTTGGCAAATTAACAGGTGGATATAACGTAATCGATGCTCTTGCGACATTAGCCTACGATGGTCGACGTGAAGCCTTTTTCAAGAAGGAGATGATGGCAGCGCTAACTATTCTAGAAGAAAAGCACATTTCTATTGATAAGATGAAAGGTTCTTGGGCTGGAGCAATGGGACAAAGTCAGTTTATGCCGAGTTCTTTTGTTCATTATGCTGTTGATGGTAATGGTGATGGAAAAATAGATATTTGGAATACTAAGGCGGATGTTTTTGCATCGGCTGCAAATTATCTGAAAAGTCACGGATGGAATGATACATATACTTGGGGGCGACAGGTTATCGTACCTAAAGGTTTGTCTTCTGAATTAGAAGGCCGCCAAAAAGAGAAAGCTAAAACGTTACAGAATTGGAATGATCTTGGTGTTCGAAAACGCAATGGTTTGACGTTACCAAAAACCAGCGAAGATATTGATGCATGGTTGATTATGCCAGATGATGAAGGTGGTCGGGCGTATCTGATATACGAGAATTACCAAGTATTGATGAAATGGAATCGATCTTATTACTTTGGTTTGGCTGTTAGTCACTTAGCAGACCAGATTAGGTAA
- the folD gene encoding bifunctional methylenetetrahydrofolate dehydrogenase/methenyltetrahydrofolate cyclohydrolase FolD, which produces MTAQNIDGRLISQTVRSEVAARVKARMEAGLRAPGLAVVLVGEDPASQIYVGSKRRACDEVGFVSKSFDLPATAKEQELLDLIEQLNNDDEIDGILVQLPLPAGIDTTKILEQILPEKDVDGFHPYNVGRLAQRIPKLRSCTPKGIITLLERYNIELRGKHAVVVGASNIVGRPMTLELLLAGCTTTTCHRFTKDLESYVRQADIIVVAVGKPSFIPGDWIKEGSIVVDVGINRLANGKLAGDVEYDAAKKRASFITPVPGGVGPMTVASLIENTMIACEQYKKS; this is translated from the coding sequence ATGACTGCTCAAAATATCGATGGAAGGTTAATTTCTCAAACCGTTCGCTCAGAAGTTGCGGCTCGTGTTAAAGCTCGTATGGAAGCGGGATTACGCGCACCAGGTTTAGCCGTAGTTTTAGTCGGTGAAGACCCTGCTTCTCAAATTTACGTTGGAAGTAAGCGTAGGGCTTGTGATGAGGTTGGTTTTGTCTCTAAGTCGTTCGACTTACCGGCCACAGCAAAAGAGCAAGAGTTGTTAGATCTAATCGAGCAACTCAATAACGATGATGAAATAGATGGAATACTAGTCCAATTACCTCTTCCTGCAGGTATCGATACGACGAAAATTCTTGAACAAATTCTTCCTGAAAAAGATGTGGATGGATTCCATCCGTATAACGTGGGCCGGTTAGCACAGCGCATCCCTAAGCTTCGTTCTTGTACACCAAAAGGTATCATTACTCTTTTGGAACGCTACAATATCGAATTACGCGGTAAGCACGCTGTGGTTGTTGGGGCTTCTAATATTGTTGGTCGTCCTATGACTTTAGAACTGTTACTCGCAGGATGCACAACGACCACCTGCCATCGATTTACTAAGGACTTAGAATCCTATGTGCGCCAAGCCGATATTATTGTTGTCGCAGTAGGTAAGCCCAGTTTTATTCCAGGTGATTGGATAAAAGAAGGTTCAATCGTTGTTGATGTAGGTATCAATCGATTAGCGAATGGTAAGTTAGCTGGCGATGTAGAATATGATGCGGCTAAGAAGCGTGCTAGCTTCATTACTCCCGTACCAGGTGGGGTAGGGCCAATGACCGTCGCAAGTCTAATTGAAAATACGATGATAGCCTGTGAGCAATATAAAAAGAGCTAA
- a CDS encoding sensor domain-containing diguanylate cyclase: MDVPDISHGLTFGSAIVLQNKVVHVDEAFASLFGFTSLVDLKSFISTPLHLISHDFHQKVLSKSMSTSFASDSMDPNGEIFFTANRFGKTIAVFSLMQKTTWNKKSALEILLFDISSKVSPHQLINRPKYESLIKNSVQGVVIHRFFKPLLINQAWADLMGVDSKDDFLENGSVLDVIPKIHHAGALDRCEKVLRGEAVGESHIIENIRLDGTKRFFNIYDHAINWEGEPALEVVAVDVTDKVVAQQELAYRADHDSLTDLLNRDALYKWIKEHCLDVKSMSCILFDIDNFKNVNDSYGHEVGDSVLRHLSSIIKKQVGDDGVVGRWGGEEFIIFLAESSQEVSYELAEKIRSSCESSILNSQYGDIKNTLSIGVSFTDDFSNTMPKDLIRIADERMYISKQSGKNRVS; the protein is encoded by the coding sequence ATGGATGTTCCTGATATCAGTCATGGTTTAACCTTTGGATCCGCGATTGTTTTGCAGAATAAAGTTGTTCATGTTGATGAAGCATTTGCGTCATTGTTCGGTTTTACCTCGCTCGTTGATCTAAAAAGTTTCATATCAACCCCTCTACATTTAATCTCCCACGATTTTCATCAAAAAGTGCTGTCAAAAAGTATGTCGACTTCATTTGCGTCAGATTCGATGGATCCTAATGGGGAGATTTTTTTTACCGCCAATAGATTTGGTAAAACGATCGCTGTTTTTTCACTTATGCAAAAAACAACATGGAATAAAAAATCTGCGCTAGAAATATTATTATTCGACATTTCATCGAAAGTCAGTCCTCATCAACTTATTAATAGACCGAAATATGAAAGCCTAATCAAAAATTCCGTTCAAGGTGTTGTGATTCACCGTTTCTTTAAACCCTTGCTTATAAATCAAGCATGGGCTGATTTGATGGGTGTAGATTCTAAAGATGATTTTTTGGAAAATGGCAGCGTTCTTGATGTGATACCAAAAATACATCATGCAGGCGCATTGGATCGGTGTGAGAAGGTATTGCGTGGTGAAGCCGTCGGGGAAAGCCACATTATTGAAAACATTCGTTTAGATGGAACAAAGCGGTTCTTCAATATTTATGATCACGCGATTAACTGGGAAGGAGAGCCAGCCCTTGAAGTTGTCGCGGTTGATGTGACGGACAAGGTTGTCGCCCAACAGGAATTGGCTTACCGCGCCGATCATGATTCTCTTACTGATTTACTCAATCGTGATGCGTTATATAAATGGATTAAAGAGCATTGTCTTGATGTAAAGTCGATGAGCTGCATCCTTTTTGATATTGATAATTTTAAGAATGTTAATGATAGTTATGGGCACGAAGTGGGGGATTCTGTACTAAGGCATTTATCCTCTATTATAAAGAAACAAGTAGGTGACGACGGTGTTGTAGGACGATGGGGAGGAGAAGAGTTTATTATATTTTTGGCTGAATCATCGCAAGAAGTTAGCTATGAGCTCGCTGAAAAAATACGTTCATCGTGTGAAAGTTCGATACTCAACAGCCAGTATGGTGACATAAAAAACACACTCAGCATCGGTGTTAGCTTTACCGATGATTTTTCTAACACAATGCCAAAAGACCTCATTCGTATCGCCGATGAAAGAATGTATATCTCTAAACAATCAGGTAAAAATAGGGTCTCTTAA
- a CDS encoding sugar O-acetyltransferase, producing MDIKEKMHAQTVYFFEDSILQEQTKCLETLYDFNHSRPSESDKRQALLSELFAEVGDNCYIEPPLRANWAKHTHLGNHVYANFNLTLVDDTHIYIGDYVMIAPNVTLSTAGHPIEPEMRKKVAQFNIPIHIEENVWIGANSVVLPGVTIGKNSVIGAGSIVTKDIPANVVAVGNPCKVMRKISEKDKEFYYKQMRFDNL from the coding sequence ATGGACATTAAAGAAAAAATGCACGCACAAACCGTCTATTTCTTCGAAGATTCAATATTGCAAGAGCAGACGAAATGCTTAGAAACTTTGTATGACTTCAATCATAGCCGGCCGTCCGAATCAGATAAACGGCAAGCGTTGCTTTCTGAACTCTTTGCTGAGGTTGGGGACAACTGCTATATAGAACCACCTCTTCGTGCGAATTGGGCCAAGCATACTCATCTAGGTAACCATGTTTATGCCAATTTCAACCTCACCTTGGTGGATGATACCCATATATATATTGGCGATTATGTAATGATCGCTCCTAACGTGACGTTATCCACCGCGGGTCATCCGATTGAACCGGAAATGAGGAAAAAAGTAGCGCAGTTTAATATACCTATCCACATAGAAGAAAACGTATGGATTGGTGCAAATTCGGTTGTACTCCCAGGGGTAACGATAGGAAAAAATAGCGTTATTGGTGCGGGCAGCATTGTAACAAAGGATATTCCAGCTAATGTAGTTGCAGTGGGAAATCCATGCAAAGTAATGCGTAAAATATCGGAAAAAGACAAAGAGTTTTATTATAAACAAATGCGATTCGATAACCTGTAG
- a CDS encoding PAS domain-containing methyl-accepting chemotaxis protein — MRNNQPVTQKEQRFTSSEDLVSVTDLDGKIRYVNQAFLEMSGFTLEELIGKDHNIVRHPDMPKAAFEDLWKTVRTGNGWRGFVKNRCKNGDHYWVDAFVTPVMKQGKVIGYQSVRSEPSREQVSKADQLYKKLRNNDSLKLPKIKFIHRLTFKSLFNFTSVVNLLILLFAIFMAYQDAHPALLMLLGVSMLLTLFNWWRSIVGLIQPLDEIRIRLREMASGDYNQQIHLESMNEVGRAMMAVKLLQARSKTVLGQVSSAAGDLIISAEQLSGTSYSMTKTMANQSNHTTQVATAMSEMSSTVDEVSSNAQNSSDTTTAAQQTVVDGDSVVKDALHSMEAFSLELTNTTKQINTLSANSEQISQITNVISEIADQTNLLALNAAIEAARAGEYGRGFAVVADEVRNLASRTQDATQEIRTMLDDLSSGIKNSAETIKRNNQEAQNALEKVASSRDIFAQVAQGMELINDMTTQIATAAEEQSLVAVEMSSNIETISIEAVSTEEEARKLQDKASQLNDSAVHLQDLMSDFDLGNQNNAISRR, encoded by the coding sequence ATGAGAAATAATCAGCCTGTCACACAGAAAGAGCAACGGTTCACTTCTTCGGAAGACTTAGTATCAGTAACCGATTTGGATGGAAAGATTCGTTATGTGAATCAAGCGTTTCTCGAAATGAGTGGATTTACGCTAGAAGAGTTGATTGGGAAGGACCACAACATAGTGCGTCACCCTGATATGCCGAAAGCTGCATTTGAAGACCTATGGAAGACGGTACGTACAGGCAATGGCTGGCGTGGGTTTGTTAAAAACCGTTGTAAAAATGGTGACCATTATTGGGTCGATGCATTTGTTACTCCGGTTATGAAACAGGGCAAGGTGATTGGTTACCAATCCGTTCGTTCAGAGCCTTCTAGAGAGCAAGTTAGCAAGGCTGATCAGCTATATAAGAAACTGAGAAACAATGATTCGTTAAAACTACCGAAGATTAAGTTTATCCATCGGTTAACCTTTAAGAGTTTGTTCAATTTTACTTCTGTTGTGAATCTATTGATTTTACTTTTCGCAATATTCATGGCCTATCAAGATGCACATCCTGCGTTATTGATGCTACTTGGCGTTTCAATGTTACTGACGTTGTTTAATTGGTGGCGCTCCATCGTCGGGTTAATTCAACCATTGGATGAGATTCGTATCAGATTACGAGAGATGGCCAGCGGCGACTACAATCAACAAATTCATCTCGAATCGATGAATGAAGTAGGACGCGCCATGATGGCAGTGAAACTTCTACAGGCGAGGAGTAAAACCGTTTTAGGTCAGGTGTCTAGTGCTGCGGGTGATTTGATTATATCTGCTGAGCAGCTTTCTGGCACCAGTTATTCAATGACGAAAACCATGGCTAATCAGTCCAATCATACCACTCAAGTTGCTACGGCGATGAGTGAAATGAGCTCTACGGTTGATGAAGTGTCAAGCAATGCACAAAACTCTTCTGATACCACTACCGCAGCTCAGCAGACAGTGGTTGATGGTGACAGCGTCGTAAAGGATGCTTTACATTCAATGGAAGCATTTTCACTAGAATTAACCAATACTACCAAGCAAATTAATACCCTTTCTGCCAATAGCGAACAGATTAGCCAGATTACTAACGTGATCAGTGAAATTGCGGACCAAACTAATCTATTAGCGCTAAACGCAGCAATAGAAGCGGCAAGAGCCGGGGAGTATGGTCGAGGTTTCGCTGTTGTTGCTGATGAGGTGAGAAATCTTGCATCTCGTACACAAGACGCAACCCAAGAGATAAGAACCATGTTAGATGATTTATCTAGTGGCATTAAAAATTCCGCTGAGACGATAAAAAGAAATAACCAAGAAGCTCAAAATGCGTTAGAAAAAGTGGCGTCGTCGCGGGATATCTTTGCCCAAGTAGCACAAGGTATGGAACTTATTAATGATATGACAACTCAAATAGCTACTGCGGCAGAAGAGCAGAGTTTAGTTGCCGTTGAAATGAGCAGCAATATTGAGACTATTAGCATTGAAGCCGTATCAACGGAAGAGGAAGCGAGAAAACTTCAAGATAAAGCCTCTCAATTAAACGATAGCGCTGTTCACTTGCAAGACCTGATGAGTGACTTTGATCTAGGCAATCAAAATAATGCCATCTCGAGAAGATGA
- a CDS encoding LysR substrate-binding domain-containing protein, with protein sequence MTNPITLDALRILDAIDRKESFAAAAEELYRVPSAVSYTVKKLEEDLSVVIFDRSKRKAEFTVTGQLLLKHGRSILQATDNLSKLVIQAESGWEPELRICVDNIINCQPIYTLIGEFQKHHPHVEIKLVEEVFGGTFDALDSGRVDLAIGTPLDIDTIKYQCLGIGKIDFVFAVASDHPLTALRQPITIEEVKQYPSIVVSDSSRNLPAKSSGIFEGQRRLTVPTVDKKITLHLLGLGVGYLPLFRIRKELDSGELVVLETSPLTNRSNSLGIGWRKDNTGKALNWFIEKLSELKREEFVS encoded by the coding sequence ATGACCAATCCTATTACCCTAGATGCACTGCGTATTTTAGATGCGATAGATAGAAAAGAAAGTTTCGCTGCCGCCGCTGAAGAGCTTTACCGAGTGCCATCGGCAGTCTCTTATACAGTAAAAAAACTGGAAGAGGATCTTAGTGTCGTCATATTTGATCGAAGTAAAAGAAAAGCCGAGTTCACAGTGACGGGGCAATTGTTACTGAAGCATGGCCGTTCTATATTGCAGGCAACGGATAATCTATCAAAACTGGTTATCCAAGCTGAAAGTGGGTGGGAACCAGAACTAAGAATCTGCGTTGACAATATTATAAATTGTCAGCCTATCTATACGCTAATTGGCGAGTTTCAAAAACATCATCCACATGTAGAGATCAAACTGGTAGAAGAGGTATTTGGTGGTACTTTTGATGCACTAGATTCTGGGCGTGTCGATCTTGCGATAGGTACACCCTTAGACATTGATACCATCAAATATCAATGTTTAGGAATAGGCAAAATCGACTTTGTGTTCGCTGTAGCCAGCGATCATCCTTTGACGGCGTTACGTCAGCCGATCACAATCGAAGAAGTAAAACAGTACCCTTCCATAGTCGTTTCAGACAGCTCTAGGAACCTACCTGCAAAGTCTTCGGGTATCTTTGAAGGTCAACGAAGACTGACGGTCCCAACAGTAGACAAAAAAATTACACTGCATCTTTTGGGATTAGGTGTGGGGTATTTACCTTTGTTTAGAATAAGAAAAGAGCTAGATTCAGGTGAGCTTGTTGTTTTAGAGACGTCTCCACTAACGAATCGAAGCAATAGTTTAGGAATCGGATGGCGTAAAGATAACACAGGAAAAGCGCTCAATTGGTTTATAGAAAAGCTATCAGAATTGAAAAGAGAAGAATTTGTGAGCTGA
- a CDS encoding TRAP transporter substrate-binding protein, with translation MIKPLTLLSVSALALTSFNAAANCDPGEIVIKFSHVTNTDKHPKGIAASLLETRVNEEMNGKACMQVFPNSTLYDDDKVLEALLNGDVQMAAPSLSKFEKITKKYRIFDLPFLFEDVDAVDRFQNSESGDKLKNAMKRRGLKGLAFWHNGMKQMSANKPLMLPSDAEGLKFRVQASDVLVAQFEQLGANPQKMSFKEVYGGLQTKVIDGQENTWSNIYGKKFFEVQDGVTETNHGILDYLVVTSNKFWDNLPNDVRDQLGKIVMEVTATRNSESSKVNATNRQNIIDAGGVVRTLSSEQRQAWVDALKPVWSKYEKDIGSELIDAALASNK, from the coding sequence ATGATCAAGCCACTTACCCTACTGTCTGTGTCTGCACTTGCCTTAACGAGTTTCAATGCTGCTGCTAACTGTGATCCTGGTGAAATCGTCATCAAGTTTAGCCACGTAACCAATACAGATAAGCACCCTAAAGGTATCGCTGCCTCTTTACTAGAGACACGCGTAAATGAAGAGATGAATGGAAAAGCTTGTATGCAAGTGTTCCCTAACTCTACTTTGTATGATGATGACAAAGTACTAGAAGCCTTGTTAAATGGTGATGTTCAAATGGCCGCTCCATCTCTATCAAAATTTGAAAAAATCACGAAGAAATATCGTATTTTTGACCTTCCTTTCCTTTTTGAAGATGTAGATGCCGTAGACCGTTTCCAAAACTCTGAATCTGGTGACAAGCTTAAAAATGCGATGAAACGACGCGGCCTTAAAGGCCTTGCATTCTGGCACAACGGTATGAAACAAATGTCTGCGAATAAGCCATTGATGCTCCCATCGGATGCTGAAGGCCTCAAATTTCGTGTACAAGCTTCAGATGTTCTAGTTGCACAGTTTGAGCAATTGGGTGCTAATCCGCAGAAAATGTCGTTCAAAGAAGTGTATGGCGGCTTGCAAACTAAAGTTATCGACGGGCAAGAGAATACGTGGTCCAACATCTATGGTAAGAAGTTCTTTGAAGTACAAGATGGTGTGACAGAAACCAACCACGGTATCCTAGATTATCTTGTTGTTACTTCAAATAAATTTTGGGACAACCTACCTAATGATGTTCGCGATCAGTTGGGTAAAATTGTGATGGAAGTGACCGCCACTCGTAACTCAGAGTCAAGTAAAGTGAATGCAACCAATAGGCAAAACATCATTGATGCAGGTGGAGTAGTGCGAACGTTATCCTCTGAGCAGCGTCAAGCTTGGGTTGATGCACTTAAACCCGTTTGGAGCAAATATGAAAAAGATATTGGTTCCGAGTTAATCGATGCTGCCTTGGCATCAAATAAGTAA